The Calditrichota bacterium genomic sequence TAGGAAAATGAGTTACATTTTGGTTTGACATCCAAAAAAGGAGTTGGAAAAATGGGAAAACCTATTAAGATTGCAATTCTTTTACTGCTTGTCCTGAGTGTATCTGCACTGATGTTTAGCTGCGGCCCCAAACCCATCAAACAGCAGTCTGTGATGGACACACCCGATTACCATTACCAGATGGGCATGCGCGAATTGAATCGCGGTAATTTGCAGGCCGCAATGGAAGAATTTGGCCGCGCAAAGGCCCTCGATCCCAAATACCCCGGCGCCTATGTGGGGATGGGACTGGTCTATTGCAAACAGGGAAATTTCAAAGAGGCCTACAAGGCGGTGGACAAGGGGATTGATCTTAATGATAAATTTCTGGAAGGCTACATTGCTAAAGGACGAATCATTACAAAGGAACGGAAAGGCGATGATTGGGTTGAGAAGGCCGTCAAACAATACAACAAGGCCTTGAAAAAGGCGGAAGAGTTGGCGAAAAAGGATCCCAATATGCGGGATCAGGCGCGCAAGTGGAAAGAGGAAGCCTATTTTTACATGGGCGAGACCTACAAGAACGGTTTCAAATTTCGCGATGCGGAGAACGCCTTTTCGCGCGTGGTGGAAATGAAGGGTGATTATGCGGAAAAGGCCAATGCCGAATGGGAATTGGTACAAAAAATTGTTCGTGCGGCCCCCGGTACGAAAATTGGAGCCAAAATTGCCCTGATTCCCGAAATTGACCGGGCAGATTTGGCCGTGCTTTTAATTGAAGAAATGAAGCTTCTGGATGTGTTTGAGAAGCGCCGTCCAAAAACGTTTGATACGGGCTTCCGGCCTCCAGCCGATCCCACAAAATTCAAAGCGGCCGTTCAATCCAA encodes the following:
- a CDS encoding tetratricopeptide repeat protein, which gives rise to MGKPIKIAILLLLVLSVSALMFSCGPKPIKQQSVMDTPDYHYQMGMRELNRGNLQAAMEEFGRAKALDPKYPGAYVGMGLVYCKQGNFKEAYKAVDKGIDLNDKFLEGYIAKGRIITKERKGDDWVEKAVKQYNKALKKAEELAKKDPNMRDQARKWKEEAYFYMGETYKNGFKFRDAENAFSRVVEMKGDYAEKANAEWELVQKIVRAAPGTKIGAKIALIPEIDRADLAVLLIEEMKLLDVFEKRRPKTFDTGFRPPADPTKFKAAVQSNKPDITDIQNHWAKRWIEDIVTVGGMSTFPDHTFKPDQKITRADFANVVQNILIAVTGDQSLATKYIGEPSHFPDVPSTHWAYNAITLCVDRGIMHANKIDGSFGLTKPVSGADALLMIRDFQNALRMTF